Within the Natranaeroarchaeum sulfidigenes genome, the region CGGGAAGGTACAATTTACCACGAACGGATACGAGGTCGAAGTTACCAGCACCGGTCGAGTCCATCTGACGCCGGAGAACTGCGTCGAAGCGGTATCGTAGTGGACATCGGAACTGCCGAAGCGTCTTTGTCTGTTTCTCCCCAACCAGCACCCATGCTAGACGACCAGTACGATGCAGTTGTCTACGATCTTGACGGCACCCTCGTTCGACTCGATGTCGACTGGGGGGCAGTCACCCGGGACGTTCGTGCGGTCTACACGAAATACGGATACGATGTCGACGGCGGGCTCTGGGATCTCTATCTCGCCGCTGATACGTACGACCTCGCCGACGAGATCGAAGACACGATTAGCAAGCACGAAAGGGAGGGTGCGAGTTCCTCGATACGATTACCGCTGGCCGACCGCGTTACTACCCACGAGATTCCTGTCGGCGTCTGTTCGCTCAACGCCGAGGGGCCGGTTCGGCTGGCACTGGAAGTCCACGAATTGGCCACCGAAATCGACGCCGTCATTGGGCGTGACTCCGTCCCCGGGCAGAAACCGGATCCAGAGCCATTGCTGACCACGGTCGAGAGCCTGCCGGGAACTGTTGGGGCGCCTGTCTTCATCGGCGACTCGCCGCGGGACAGGACGGCCGCCGAACGTGCGGGGATCGCATACAGGGACGTCGATTCCCTGCTCTGAGCTCCTACCGAACGAAGTACTGCTCGTCCGTTGCGATGAACCGACCCAGCTCGGAGATCTGACGATAATCACTCGCCAGTAGCGCCTGCAATCGGGATAGCAACGCCTCCTGCTGGTCGTTATCCCAGTCGGCGGGTTCGGCGATCGGGACGACGAGCCAGCCGCTCCCGCGGAGTTCGCTGGCGTGAAGCACATCCATATCCAGTGGACCATCCGCTGGCCGGGCGGTGTAGTTCTCGAAGACGTGACGGGTCGCCCGTTCACCGACTGGTAAGAGGACGTGCGCGGCGATCGCCCGTAGCTCGGCGTCGAAGAAGGGTTCGAGTCGGTCGTACTGCTCCTTACTGGGCTGCTGGTTGTTCGGAAGGCTACACATGTGGAGATAGCTACTGAAGAGAT harbors:
- a CDS encoding HAD family hydrolase, which translates into the protein MLDDQYDAVVYDLDGTLVRLDVDWGAVTRDVRAVYTKYGYDVDGGLWDLYLAADTYDLADEIEDTISKHEREGASSSIRLPLADRVTTHEIPVGVCSLNAEGPVRLALEVHELATEIDAVIGRDSVPGQKPDPEPLLTTVESLPGTVGAPVFIGDSPRDRTAAERAGIAYRDVDSLL
- a CDS encoding uracil-DNA glycosylase family protein, coding for MENVTDRTSNPFGMDPSCDTAPEESSVVYGYGDANADFHLIGDCPAVHGGVKSGIPFTDSDAGARLLSVFEEAGFVESGDQSDPRVSNLFSSYLHMCSLPNNQQPSKEQYDRLEPFFDAELRAIAAHVLLPVGERATRHVFENYTARPADGPLDMDVLHASELRGSGWLVVPIAEPADWDNDQQEALLSRLQALLASDYRQISELGRFIATDEQYFVR